In the Grimontia kaedaensis genome, one interval contains:
- a CDS encoding Atg14 domain-containing protein, which produces MENSLTSLDQVLALSPENAFEAFQSKHSVEKVIEAVRNEALSEVPDVETRKGRERIGSLARKVSESKTAVVKVIDNALVDAESQVKAVKATKKHVEEQFSGIRSAVLKPRDEWQAIQNEREEARQSEILSRIENIKRLGETQGHESLTELNDMAEALDMMTISQDDFAEFTGDALTAKEHAVKNINDAIVKCVEAETQRQALHEQAVTNSINEIRLTAMHALEENVQAVRARRETLVQLELDEVFYGERFKEAVSAKSDAIRQLDLLAEQKEALAGSAPQEDIIEAPLEMVEIPLKEYEHLLARDALLSALEAAGVDSWDGYDCASKIAA; this is translated from the coding sequence ATGGAAAACTCCCTCACCTCTCTCGACCAAGTGCTCGCCCTTTCCCCTGAAAATGCCTTTGAAGCCTTTCAAAGCAAACACAGTGTGGAAAAGGTCATCGAAGCGGTACGCAATGAAGCGTTAAGTGAAGTCCCGGATGTGGAAACCCGCAAAGGCCGTGAGCGCATTGGTTCGTTGGCTCGCAAAGTCAGTGAAAGTAAAACCGCCGTGGTGAAGGTCATTGATAACGCCTTGGTGGATGCGGAATCGCAGGTCAAAGCGGTGAAGGCCACCAAAAAGCATGTGGAAGAGCAGTTTTCAGGAATTCGAAGTGCTGTCCTCAAACCCCGCGATGAATGGCAGGCTATACAAAACGAGCGGGAAGAAGCACGCCAGAGCGAAATCCTTTCCCGCATTGAGAACATCAAACGTCTAGGCGAAACACAGGGGCATGAGTCGCTTACCGAGCTCAATGACATGGCAGAAGCCTTGGACATGATGACCATCAGTCAGGATGACTTCGCGGAGTTCACCGGTGATGCCCTCACCGCCAAAGAACATGCCGTCAAAAATATCAATGACGCCATCGTCAAATGCGTGGAAGCCGAAACCCAGAGGCAAGCGCTTCATGAGCAAGCCGTGACAAACAGCATTAATGAAATTCGCCTGACAGCCATGCATGCGCTGGAAGAAAACGTCCAAGCAGTGCGCGCACGTCGGGAAACCCTTGTTCAACTCGAACTCGATGAGGTGTTTTATGGCGAGCGTTTTAAAGAAGCGGTATCAGCGAAATCGGATGCGATTAGGCAACTGGATCTTCTGGCAGAGCAAAAAGAAGCGCTCGCAGGCAGTGCCCCTCAAGAAGACATCATAGAAGCGCCGCTAGAAATGGTGGAGATTCCTCTTAAAGAATACGAACACCTATTAGCACGTGATGCGCTGCTTTCAGCCTTGGAAGCGGCGGGTGTTGATAGTTGGGATGGTTACGACTGCGCCTCAAAGATAGCCGCGTAA
- a CDS encoding site-specific integrase — protein sequence MKKPYPTGVEVHSGKVRIWFMYRGERCRESLGCPDTPKNIKLAGEKRAAICHAIRNGTFNYAEQFPASKRAILDTTTKTLTVRQLFQQWLELKSADTTPATLKNYISRLSAALVILGEDNRVSELRQKDLLTLRKYWMETRKPRTVNTYMNTIKSVFGYAILNEFCDQRVLRGIKELKSPRTIPNPLSQDEFTRLIDACKNQQDNNLFTFAVYSGIRHGELMALSWDDVDLTMGTVKICRNITLEGEFKVPKTASGERIINLLQPALDALIRQRELTCMFRPLKIRVRQRDTFTFENQTIRPVFSPKVNATRPDVGDYYFNTAIHDKWRGIVRRAGILYRRPYQTRHTYACWMLSAGANPTFIAKQMGHSSAKEIYQTYGDWVEEHTAEQLEKLNHRFSKSVPYMPRKKAK from the coding sequence GTGAAAAAGCCTTATCCCACTGGCGTAGAAGTCCACAGCGGCAAGGTTCGTATCTGGTTTATGTACCGGGGCGAACGTTGCCGCGAATCGTTGGGCTGCCCCGATACGCCCAAGAACATAAAGCTAGCTGGTGAAAAGCGAGCGGCGATTTGTCACGCTATTCGCAATGGTACCTTTAACTACGCCGAGCAGTTTCCCGCTTCCAAACGTGCGATCCTCGATACCACCACCAAGACCCTCACCGTCCGGCAACTCTTCCAACAATGGTTAGAGCTCAAAAGTGCTGACACGACCCCGGCTACCCTAAAAAACTACATCAGTCGCCTCAGTGCCGCGCTCGTCATACTCGGAGAAGATAACCGGGTGAGTGAGCTCAGACAGAAAGATCTCCTTACACTTCGAAAGTATTGGATGGAGACACGCAAGCCTCGCACCGTGAATACGTACATGAACACGATAAAATCAGTATTTGGTTACGCGATTTTGAATGAATTTTGTGATCAACGTGTACTTCGTGGCATCAAGGAACTAAAATCGCCCCGCACGATACCGAACCCGTTGTCGCAAGATGAGTTCACCAGATTGATCGATGCCTGCAAAAACCAACAGGATAACAACCTGTTTACCTTTGCGGTCTACTCTGGCATTCGCCACGGTGAACTCATGGCCCTGTCTTGGGACGATGTTGATTTGACGATGGGAACGGTGAAGATATGTCGCAATATCACTTTGGAAGGCGAATTTAAGGTTCCGAAAACCGCATCCGGTGAACGGATCATCAATCTGCTCCAGCCTGCGCTCGATGCGCTGATCCGTCAGCGAGAGCTCACGTGCATGTTCAGGCCGTTGAAGATACGGGTTCGCCAAAGAGACACCTTCACGTTTGAAAACCAAACGATAAGACCGGTGTTTTCTCCCAAGGTTAATGCAACTCGACCCGATGTTGGAGACTATTATTTCAACACGGCCATTCATGATAAATGGCGCGGGATCGTTCGACGGGCTGGCATCCTATATCGCCGTCCTTATCAAACGCGACATACCTACGCATGTTGGATGTTAAGCGCCGGTGCAAACCCGACGTTTATTGCTAAGCAAATGGGGCATTCATCAGCGAAAGAAATTTATCAAACGTATGGTGATTGGGTGGAAGAACACACCGCTGAACAGCTCGAAAAGCTCAACCATAGATTCAGCAAAAGTGTCCCCTACATGCCCCGAAAAAAGGCAAAATAG
- the aqpZ gene encoding aquaporin Z, with product MKKLTAEFIGTFWLVLGGCGSAVFAAAFPELGIGFLGVALAFGLTVVTMAYAIGHISGCHLNPAVSFGLWAGGRFPTAELIPYMLVQVAGGIVGAYVVYIIASGAPGFDLAGGLASNGYGDHSPGGYDMLSGFVTEVLMTFMFLIVIMGATHKLANPGMAGLAIGLALTLIHLISIPITNTSVNPARSTGPALLVGDWAMAQLWMFWVAPLIGAFIAGVVYRWLSPNED from the coding sequence TTGAAGAAATTGACAGCAGAATTTATTGGCACCTTTTGGTTGGTGCTTGGGGGTTGCGGTAGTGCTGTATTCGCAGCCGCTTTTCCGGAACTTGGTATCGGCTTCTTAGGCGTCGCCCTCGCCTTCGGTTTGACCGTTGTGACCATGGCCTATGCCATTGGCCATATTTCCGGTTGTCACCTCAACCCAGCGGTTTCATTTGGCCTATGGGCAGGTGGACGCTTTCCTACCGCAGAACTGATTCCTTACATGTTAGTTCAGGTCGCAGGCGGTATTGTGGGCGCGTATGTTGTTTATATTATTGCCAGCGGCGCACCTGGTTTTGACTTAGCGGGGGGCTTGGCATCGAATGGATATGGTGATCACTCACCTGGCGGTTACGACATGCTTTCCGGCTTTGTCACTGAAGTGCTGATGACCTTTATGTTCCTGATTGTCATCATGGGCGCTACCCACAAGCTTGCCAACCCGGGGATGGCTGGATTGGCGATTGGTCTGGCACTGACTCTTATCCACCTTATCAGTATTCCAATCACCAATACTTCAGTGAACCCTGCACGAAGCACGGGGCCTGCACTGCTTGTTGGTGACTGGGCAATGGCACAACTCTGGATGTTCTGGGTTGCCCCATTGATTGGTGCCTTTATCGCCGGTGTGGTTTATCGCTGGCTGAGCCCAAATGAAGACTAA
- the xisR gene encoding excisionase family protein produces the protein MTALLQTRDEPRSEIVIALPKTRWVGEDIICATYSLTNTALESYRRKVWLQGIHYRKVSTTGQVSATKAKVVYNLAEIEKWIESHPQ, from the coding sequence ATGACTGCACTCCTCCAAACCCGAGACGAACCCCGCTCAGAGATTGTCATTGCCCTTCCTAAAACACGATGGGTCGGTGAAGACATCATCTGTGCAACCTACTCGCTCACGAACACTGCCTTGGAAAGCTATCGCAGAAAGGTCTGGCTCCAGGGGATACACTATCGCAAGGTGTCTACGACCGGACAGGTCTCCGCAACCAAAGCCAAAGTGGTCTACAACCTTGCGGAGATTGAAAAATGGATTGAGAGCCATCCGCAGTAA
- a CDS encoding YgiQ family radical SAM protein — protein MRTFKDIRDYPKYWAECFGPAPFLPTSRQEMDMLGWDSCDIIIVTGDAYVDHPSFGMAVIGRTLEAQGFRVGIISQPEWQDKKAFMALGQPNLFFGITAGNMDSMINRYTADRKPRHDDAYTAGNAGGKRPDRAVLVYSQRCKEAYKETPIVLGGIEASLRRLAHYDYWSDKVRRSVLCDAKADILLFGNAERALVDVAHRLSRGENIADMTRIPGTAVMLKKVPEDMKEIDSSRIDKPGKAMVMPNPYVTETACATDKGDVKEEAPKPVMVRPSRHDAENSFVRLPSYEKLLNDRILYAHASRVMHLETNPYSARALVQKHGERELWVNTPPIPLTTEEMDYVFGLPFARVPHPSYGDAKIPAYEMIKTSVNIMRGCFGGCSFCSITEHEGRIIQNRSKDSILNEIKEIKEKVPGFTGVISDLGGPTANMYRLGCSDPRAEKNCRRPSCVFPKICEKLDTDHKHTIDLYREARELEGVKKVVIASGVRYDLAIESPEYVKELVTHHVGGYLKIAPEHTEKGTLDLMMKPGMGAYDRFKELFEKYSKEAGKKQYLIPYFIAAHPGCTDEDMMNLALWLKENDFRCDQVQNFYPSPMCNATAMYHSEANPLKRVKYKKRDDLFVAKGERQRRLHKAFLRYHDPANWPLLREALISMGKRHLIGDRPGCLVPREGTEAEMTPAQRRGSSRHGAKRFATKHPNQPDIRKPNQRSGKPAGKKPTNGKATPQGGKPKAHSNAGGKPAQGGKKRPAGNRSRQAVR, from the coding sequence ATGAGAACTTTCAAAGATATACGAGACTACCCAAAATACTGGGCTGAGTGTTTTGGTCCTGCTCCTTTTCTGCCGACCAGCAGACAAGAAATGGACATGCTCGGCTGGGATAGCTGTGACATCATCATTGTCACTGGCGATGCTTATGTCGATCACCCTAGCTTTGGTATGGCGGTTATCGGTCGTACACTTGAAGCGCAAGGCTTCCGTGTAGGCATTATCTCGCAGCCAGAATGGCAGGATAAAAAAGCCTTTATGGCACTTGGCCAGCCTAACCTCTTCTTCGGTATAACAGCCGGCAACATGGATTCCATGATTAATCGCTACACTGCTGACCGTAAACCTCGTCATGACGATGCTTACACGGCAGGTAACGCGGGCGGTAAGCGTCCAGATCGTGCCGTGCTCGTTTACTCGCAACGCTGTAAAGAAGCGTACAAAGAGACTCCTATTGTATTGGGCGGTATCGAAGCCAGTCTTCGTCGTCTTGCGCATTACGATTACTGGTCAGATAAAGTTCGTCGTTCAGTACTGTGCGACGCCAAAGCTGACATTTTATTGTTCGGTAACGCCGAGCGTGCGCTGGTTGACGTGGCGCACCGCCTTTCTCGTGGCGAAAATATCGCAGATATGACCCGTATTCCTGGCACCGCAGTGATGCTGAAAAAAGTGCCGGAAGACATGAAGGAAATCGACAGTTCACGCATCGACAAGCCAGGCAAAGCCATGGTGATGCCAAACCCGTATGTAACGGAAACGGCCTGCGCGACTGACAAGGGCGACGTAAAAGAAGAAGCGCCTAAGCCTGTGATGGTTCGTCCTTCCCGCCATGATGCGGAAAATAGCTTCGTTCGTCTGCCTTCATACGAAAAACTCCTAAACGACCGTATTCTGTATGCGCATGCAAGCCGCGTGATGCATTTGGAAACCAACCCTTATTCCGCACGTGCGCTGGTGCAAAAGCACGGTGAGCGTGAACTTTGGGTCAACACGCCACCCATTCCTCTGACAACAGAAGAAATGGACTATGTATTCGGCCTGCCGTTTGCGCGTGTTCCTCACCCTAGCTATGGCGATGCGAAAATCCCCGCGTATGAGATGATCAAAACCTCAGTCAACATCATGCGTGGTTGTTTTGGTGGTTGTTCTTTCTGTTCGATTACCGAACACGAAGGCCGCATCATCCAGAACCGTTCAAAGGATTCCATCCTCAACGAAATTAAAGAAATTAAAGAAAAAGTGCCGGGCTTTACTGGTGTGATTTCTGACTTGGGTGGCCCAACCGCAAACATGTACCGCTTGGGCTGTTCAGACCCACGCGCAGAGAAAAACTGTCGTCGTCCTTCCTGTGTGTTCCCGAAAATCTGTGAAAAGCTGGACACTGACCACAAACACACGATCGACCTCTACCGCGAAGCGCGTGAGCTTGAAGGCGTGAAGAAAGTGGTTATCGCATCCGGTGTTCGTTATGACCTGGCGATTGAATCACCAGAGTATGTGAAAGAGTTGGTGACACACCACGTGGGTGGATACCTGAAAATCGCACCTGAGCACACAGAGAAAGGCACACTGGATCTGATGATGAAGCCAGGCATGGGTGCCTACGACCGCTTTAAAGAACTGTTCGAGAAATACTCGAAAGAAGCGGGTAAGAAGCAGTATCTCATCCCTTACTTCATCGCGGCTCACCCAGGTTGTACTGACGAAGACATGATGAATCTGGCACTGTGGCTCAAAGAAAATGATTTCCGTTGTGATCAGGTACAGAACTTCTACCCATCACCTATGTGTAATGCGACAGCGATGTACCATTCGGAAGCCAACCCGCTGAAACGCGTGAAGTATAAGAAGCGTGACGATTTGTTCGTAGCGAAAGGAGAGCGTCAGCGCCGTCTGCACAAAGCTTTCCTGCGTTACCACGATCCAGCGAACTGGCCTCTGCTGCGTGAAGCGTTGATCAGCATGGGTAAACGTCACCTGATTGGCGACCGTCCGGGTTGTTTGGTCCCTCGTGAAGGCACAGAAGCGGAAATGACACCCGCACAACGCCGTGGTTCAAGCCGTCATGGCGCTAAACGCTTTGCAACTAAACACCCGAACCAGCCAGATATTCGTAAACCTAACCAGCGTAGCGGCAAACCAGCAGGCAAAAAACCAACCAATGGCAAAGCAACGCCACAAGGTGGTAAGCCAAAAGCACATTCAAATGCTGGCGGTAAACCAGCACAAGGTGGAAAGAAACGCCCTGCCGGCAACAGAAGCCGTCAGGCGGTGAGATAA
- a CDS encoding VOC family protein, with amino-acid sequence MSTLQPHVTFHGVCRDALGFYSHALNGEIKTLSTFNDSPVEFPNHLLSRVMHAEFASPEVCFFASDGLDDSLAQGSGDVAFHVSFEDEKRQNEVFMALSEMGQIVMPLDYTFWKVRFGMVTDKYGIRWMLSCPTEHV; translated from the coding sequence ATGAGCACACTTCAGCCACATGTGACGTTCCATGGTGTTTGTAGAGATGCGCTGGGCTTTTATAGTCATGCGCTCAATGGAGAAATCAAAACACTCTCAACATTCAATGACTCTCCGGTGGAGTTTCCGAATCATCTGTTGTCCCGGGTGATGCATGCGGAGTTTGCTTCACCAGAGGTATGCTTTTTTGCTTCTGATGGGCTAGACGATTCTTTGGCTCAAGGGTCGGGAGATGTCGCTTTTCATGTCAGTTTTGAGGATGAAAAAAGGCAGAATGAAGTCTTTATGGCGCTTTCTGAAATGGGGCAGATTGTGATGCCACTGGACTACACCTTTTGGAAAGTGCGGTTTGGGATGGTGACAGATAAGTATGGTATCCGATGGATGCTGAGTTGTCCCACAGAACACGTATAG
- the ydiJ gene encoding D-2-hydroxyglutarate dehydrogenase YdiJ, producing MLPALTHQHTLDPIVGRFLDALKEKGFQGETETFYASRLAVATDNSVYQLLPQAVVFPTSTQDLTLLGEVCKDADFAEIKFSARGGGTGTNGQSLTQHIVVDMSRHMRKILEINPDEGWVRVQAGVVKDALNDALRPHGFFFSPDLSTSNRATVGGMVNTDASGQGSLRYGKTSDHVLALKAVLADGSVLDTEPQSMADVTGNTRDDYAGEALRRVAEICQSKRAEIDAKFPPLNRFLTGYDLKNAYQPETETFDMARVLCGAEGSLAFITEAKLNITPIPKARTLVNVKYDSFDSALRSAPVMVEANALSVETVDSRVLNLAREDIVWNTVKDLLTDVPGKDMQGINIVEFAGNDVEEIDAQIASLCERLDVLVEAGDKGVIGYQVCNDLASINKIYNMRKKAVGLLGAAKGAAKPVAFTEDTCVPPENLADFIVEFRTLLDSHNLNYGMFGHVDAGVLHVRPALDLCDPEQERLMKTISDQVVALVAKYGGLMWGEHGKGFRSEYGPEFFGEELFNELRKVKAAFDPHNRMNPGKICTPIDSSDSLVKVDDEKRGTLDRQIPITVRDSFKQAMECNGNGLCFNYDTSSPMCPSMKISYDRRHSPKGRAGIVREWLRLLAEQGVDPITMEKELMEKTPSVRQIFARFKNTWLSNKDDYDFSHEVMEAMNGCLACKACATQCPIKVDVPSFRSRFINLYYSRYQRPAKDYLVANIEGMLPWMAKAPVIVNAFTQPKWAQSVTEKAIGYVDTPALSVPTLLESLDGHHATKFDLDWLKALSEEERSRYVLIVQDPFTSFYEADVVKDLVTLVEKLGKKPMLVPFKPNGKAQHIKGFLKKFAKTARNTADFLNQLAALDVPMVGVDPALVLCYRDEYNEILGDSRGDFQVQTAHEWLLNVIAEVPEKESPDKDAWYLFAHCTEKTKMPNAEAEWGKIFHHFGGKLEAVAVGCCGMAGTYGHESDKLENSKGIFGLSWKPRLESLPPSRCMATGYSCRSQVKRFESKKLQHPVQVLVNLV from the coding sequence ATGTTACCAGCACTTACACACCAGCATACGCTCGATCCCATCGTCGGGCGTTTTCTTGATGCTTTAAAAGAGAAAGGTTTCCAGGGTGAGACGGAGACCTTTTATGCCAGCCGCCTTGCAGTCGCAACCGATAACTCGGTCTACCAGCTTCTTCCTCAGGCGGTGGTTTTTCCCACTTCAACGCAAGACTTAACGCTGTTAGGCGAGGTCTGCAAAGATGCCGACTTCGCTGAGATTAAATTCTCTGCTCGTGGCGGCGGTACAGGCACCAATGGGCAGTCACTAACTCAACATATCGTTGTCGATATGTCGCGTCATATGCGTAAAATCCTTGAAATTAACCCTGATGAGGGTTGGGTGCGCGTGCAGGCCGGTGTTGTCAAAGATGCTCTGAACGATGCGCTTCGTCCGCACGGCTTTTTCTTCTCGCCTGATCTTTCGACCAGTAACCGCGCCACAGTGGGTGGCATGGTCAACACAGATGCATCAGGTCAGGGTTCATTGCGCTACGGTAAAACCTCAGACCACGTTCTGGCACTGAAAGCGGTGCTGGCAGATGGTTCAGTATTGGATACCGAACCCCAGTCTATGGCAGATGTGACGGGTAACACCCGTGATGATTACGCAGGGGAAGCACTGCGCCGCGTGGCGGAAATCTGCCAAAGCAAACGTGCGGAAATCGACGCAAAATTCCCGCCACTGAACCGATTCCTGACAGGCTACGATCTGAAAAATGCGTACCAGCCTGAGACTGAAACTTTCGACATGGCACGTGTGCTTTGTGGTGCGGAAGGTTCTCTGGCATTTATCACCGAAGCCAAACTTAATATCACGCCAATCCCTAAAGCCCGTACTTTGGTTAACGTGAAGTACGATAGCTTCGACTCAGCACTTCGCAGTGCGCCTGTGATGGTTGAAGCGAATGCCTTGTCCGTTGAAACGGTGGATTCTCGCGTATTGAATTTGGCACGTGAAGATATCGTGTGGAACACGGTGAAAGACCTGCTGACGGACGTTCCTGGCAAGGATATGCAGGGCATCAATATCGTCGAGTTTGCTGGTAATGATGTAGAGGAAATCGACGCACAAATCGCCTCACTGTGTGAGCGTTTGGATGTGTTGGTCGAAGCCGGTGATAAAGGCGTGATTGGCTATCAAGTCTGTAACGACCTGGCCTCTATCAACAAAATCTACAATATGCGCAAGAAGGCCGTTGGCCTGCTCGGAGCTGCCAAAGGTGCTGCGAAGCCAGTTGCCTTTACGGAAGACACTTGTGTGCCGCCTGAAAACCTCGCGGACTTTATTGTCGAATTCCGAACCTTATTGGATAGCCATAACCTCAACTACGGCATGTTCGGTCATGTTGATGCAGGTGTATTGCACGTTCGTCCTGCGCTTGATTTGTGTGACCCTGAGCAAGAGCGTCTGATGAAGACGATTTCCGATCAGGTTGTGGCGCTGGTGGCGAAATACGGCGGCCTGATGTGGGGTGAGCACGGTAAAGGTTTCCGCTCTGAATACGGTCCAGAGTTTTTTGGTGAGGAGCTTTTCAACGAGCTGCGTAAAGTCAAAGCGGCGTTTGACCCTCACAACCGCATGAACCCAGGGAAGATTTGTACGCCAATCGACAGCAGCGATTCGCTGGTAAAAGTGGATGATGAAAAGCGCGGAACCTTAGACCGCCAAATCCCAATTACCGTGCGTGACAGCTTTAAGCAGGCGATGGAATGTAACGGTAACGGCTTGTGTTTCAACTACGACACCAGCTCGCCAATGTGTCCGTCGATGAAGATCAGCTATGACCGTCGTCATTCGCCAAAAGGGCGTGCGGGCATCGTGCGTGAGTGGCTGCGTCTGCTCGCAGAGCAGGGTGTTGACCCAATCACCATGGAAAAAGAACTGATGGAGAAAACGCCGTCAGTTCGCCAAATCTTCGCGCGATTCAAGAACACCTGGCTTTCAAACAAAGATGACTACGATTTCTCTCACGAAGTGATGGAAGCGATGAATGGTTGTTTGGCATGTAAAGCCTGTGCGACTCAGTGTCCTATCAAGGTTGATGTGCCGAGTTTCCGTTCGCGCTTTATCAATCTCTACTACAGCCGCTATCAGCGTCCTGCGAAGGACTATCTGGTGGCAAATATCGAAGGCATGCTGCCTTGGATGGCGAAAGCGCCTGTGATTGTCAATGCCTTCACTCAACCTAAATGGGCGCAGTCTGTCACTGAGAAAGCCATTGGGTATGTGGATACGCCTGCGTTGTCCGTACCTACCTTGTTGGAATCACTGGACGGTCACCATGCCACCAAGTTTGACTTGGATTGGCTAAAGGCTCTGAGCGAGGAAGAGCGCTCCCGCTATGTTCTGATTGTTCAGGACCCGTTTACCAGCTTCTATGAAGCGGATGTGGTGAAGGATCTGGTGACGCTGGTTGAGAAGCTGGGTAAGAAGCCAATGCTGGTACCGTTTAAACCAAACGGCAAAGCGCAACATATCAAAGGCTTCCTTAAGAAGTTCGCTAAGACGGCCCGTAACACTGCTGATTTCTTGAACCAATTGGCAGCCTTGGATGTGCCAATGGTGGGTGTCGATCCAGCGCTGGTACTTTGCTACCGCGATGAATACAACGAGATTCTTGGCGATAGCCGTGGTGACTTTCAGGTGCAGACGGCGCATGAGTGGCTGCTGAATGTGATTGCTGAAGTTCCAGAAAAAGAGAGCCCAGACAAAGATGCTTGGTATCTCTTTGCGCATTGTACCGAAAAAACCAAGATGCCGAATGCGGAAGCAGAGTGGGGCAAAATCTTCCATCACTTTGGCGGTAAGCTTGAGGCTGTAGCTGTGGGTTGTTGTGGTATGGCAGGTACTTACGGCCATGAATCGGACAAGCTGGAAAATTCGAAAGGCATTTTCGGTTTGAGCTGGAAACCACGCCTTGAATCTTTGCCACCTTCGCGCTGTATGGCGACAGGTTATTCATGCCGTAGCCAGGTGAAACGCTTCGAGAGCAAGAAGCTACAGCACCCGGTTCAGGTGTTGGTGAATCTGGTTTAA
- a CDS encoding bifunctional NUDIX hydrolase/phosphatase PAP2 family protein: MSITRLISGMLFLSILLLVFPGKTTSKEHAINSTLPIKAADCLIVDSDKNILMIDEAISGRYSIPGGSIIGEETAEQAAKREAYEETGLHVNVGKQIAQTYNSVIFACKLVSPSPYFIDSQGRKVLMAWSAPHFGKEVTRVLMMPNNKAVRDNYRFPEHKWMFKGWIPEVQPSEFVLSAGERSVLTPFYRAQLIWLQTLHEWKAKSSGVEAFVTTTIALGSLFTPFLFLATLIYIRAYHGHRAALIYGAGLLAVSIFVLILTTVVELPRPYFIDPVFGEQDTLGYTLPSTMVSLTTFFFCWLLLNWDKEVYPQGRKRFSLLGMFFVAFISGKVLFQGEHYPSDMVMGLLIGFGFAVGFRRLKDWRFANRKRALISARFWLISFVAVATIGIAIHKPHIVYLSAFCLGTYCSILWLKAFPLYVSAVRRPSKLTFFMISLAGVLAIILAENAISSRYAVNTIIVAVNCAAAWGISVWLLVVTPRIFHQFVR; encoded by the coding sequence GTGAGCATAACACGACTCATTTCAGGGATGCTTTTTCTCTCCATACTTCTCCTAGTATTTCCTGGAAAGACAACCAGCAAAGAACACGCGATTAACAGTACGTTGCCGATCAAAGCTGCAGATTGCTTAATCGTCGATAGCGACAAGAACATTCTGATGATTGATGAAGCGATAAGCGGGCGATACTCGATACCTGGTGGCTCAATTATCGGTGAAGAAACGGCGGAACAAGCCGCAAAGCGCGAAGCTTATGAAGAAACAGGCTTACATGTGAATGTTGGCAAGCAAATCGCCCAGACTTATAACTCTGTTATTTTCGCCTGCAAGCTGGTTTCACCGTCGCCGTACTTTATCGACTCACAAGGACGCAAGGTGCTGATGGCCTGGTCGGCACCGCATTTCGGTAAAGAAGTCACGCGTGTGCTCATGATGCCCAACAACAAGGCGGTGCGAGACAACTATCGTTTCCCTGAACATAAGTGGATGTTCAAAGGTTGGATACCGGAAGTACAGCCGAGTGAGTTTGTATTGTCTGCTGGCGAGCGCTCAGTGCTGACGCCGTTCTACAGGGCGCAACTCATTTGGTTGCAAACTTTGCATGAATGGAAAGCCAAGAGTTCGGGAGTTGAGGCTTTCGTGACCACTACCATTGCGTTGGGGAGTTTGTTCACCCCGTTCCTGTTTCTCGCAACGTTGATCTACATTCGAGCCTACCATGGGCATCGTGCTGCCTTAATATATGGGGCTGGGTTGCTGGCCGTTTCTATCTTTGTGTTGATTTTGACCACTGTGGTGGAATTGCCAAGGCCTTACTTTATCGACCCTGTGTTTGGTGAACAGGACACGCTTGGTTATACGTTGCCAAGTACCATGGTCTCTCTGACAACGTTCTTTTTCTGCTGGCTGCTACTTAACTGGGACAAAGAAGTGTATCCGCAAGGGAGGAAGCGTTTCTCTCTGTTGGGCATGTTTTTTGTCGCTTTCATTAGTGGCAAGGTATTGTTTCAAGGAGAGCATTATCCGTCAGACATGGTCATGGGGTTGCTGATTGGTTTTGGTTTCGCGGTCGGATTTAGGCGGCTCAAAGATTGGCGTTTTGCTAATAGAAAGCGTGCGTTGATATCTGCTCGTTTCTGGCTGATAAGTTTTGTGGCTGTCGCGACCATAGGGATTGCGATTCACAAACCACATATTGTTTATCTCTCAGCATTCTGCCTTGGAACTTACTGTTCGATTTTGTGGCTCAAGGCTTTTCCGTTGTATGTTTCGGCAGTTCGACGCCCGTCAAAGCTGACATTTTTCATGATCTCTCTTGCGGGGGTGTTGGCAATTATCTTGGCGGAGAACGCTATTTCCTCGCGTTATGCGGTGAATACCATCATTGTGGCTGTGAATTGTGCGGCTGCATGGGGTATATCCGTTTGGTTACTTGTGGTGACGCCACGTATTTTTCATCAATTTGTTCGGTGA
- a CDS encoding YhcB family protein codes for MIKIGFIVGLIIIGVLVAKFLDEKSQKKFLIGAVSTVALAVVLLVLSELTR; via the coding sequence ATGATTAAAATTGGATTTATTGTTGGCCTGATCATTATTGGCGTTTTGGTTGCCAAGTTCCTCGATGAAAAGTCCCAGAAGAAGTTTTTGATTGGCGCTGTTTCTACAGTCGCATTGGCTGTGGTGTTGTTGGTGCTTTCAGAATTAACGCGTTAA